A genomic segment from Flexistipes sp. encodes:
- a CDS encoding PilZ domain-containing protein — protein sequence MLGIDNYYVIGCSIYCINEDLSVYGIWVTNINTSSTELLFLQDNLFYLFTSLEKNISDDTALQCKSCSNFDCSVQISEDSLKILTNTIYGLEKSNRRSERYPLKMSADLVEISGSHLPEDTEITINDLSLGGVQCEADRDSISLKANDKMKIDLRKSLKNFPGLSIISTDETHTAIEGTVIWTMGNRFGVEINPENKNYGTLKIIVEEIINRVRT from the coding sequence ATGTTAGGTATAGATAATTATTATGTGATAGGTTGCAGCATATACTGTATTAATGAAGATTTGTCAGTTTACGGCATATGGGTTACCAACATTAATACCAGCTCAACAGAGCTGTTGTTCCTGCAGGACAATCTTTTTTATCTTTTTACCAGTCTTGAAAAAAACATATCAGATGACACCGCTTTACAATGTAAAAGCTGCAGCAATTTTGACTGCTCTGTTCAAATATCCGAGGACAGTCTGAAAATACTTACCAACACAATTTACGGTCTGGAAAAAAGCAACAGGAGAAGTGAAAGGTATCCTTTGAAAATGAGTGCTGATCTTGTTGAAATATCCGGATCTCATTTACCAGAAGATACCGAAATAACGATTAACGACTTAAGTCTTGGCGGGGTTCAGTGCGAAGCAGACAGAGACAGCATTTCTTTAAAAGCTAATGATAAAATGAAAATCGACCTTCGCAAATCACTCAAAAATTTTCCGGGACTGTCCATAATTTCAACAGATGAGACTCACACTGCCATAGAAGGAACCGTTATCTGGACAATGGGAAACAGATTTGGAGTGGAAATCAATCCTGAAAACAAGAATTACGGCACATTAAAAATAATCGTGGAGGAGATAATTAACAGAGTCCGCACATAA